GAACATCACCCAGAAGTAGACGACCGGCGCGATCACCGAGACCAGGGTCAGCAGGTCCACGAACCGGTCCATGGTCAGCCAGCCCGCGAGGGCGAGCCCCACGGCGGCGAGGGCCACCGCGACCGTGCCGACGACGATCAGCCGGACCGCCCGGCGCATGGCGTCCGGGGCGAGCGGGAACTCGGCGGCGTGCTTGCGCCCGGCCAGGTGACGGCGGCCCGCCACGTACTGGATCAGGCCGAAGGTCATGCCGATCGCGGCGGCCGAGAAGCCCCAGTGGTAGCCCTTGTGGTCGGCGAGCCAGCCGGTGATCAGCGGGCCGGCGAAGGCGCCGATGTTGATCGCCATGTAGTAGAGCGCGAAACCGGCGTCACGGCGGTCGTCGTCCGTCCGGTACAGCTTGCCGACCATGGTCGCCACGTTCGGCTTCAGGAGGCCCGTGCCGGCGCTGATCAGGCCGAGGCCCACCCAGGTCATGGCGGCGGTCGGCACCGCCATGGCGTAGTGGCCGCAGGCGATCAGGATGCCGCCCCAGAGGACCGCGCGGTACGAGCCGAGGATGCGGTCCGCGAGCCAGCCGCCGGCCACCGAGACGAGGTAGACCAGCGTGCCGTAGGCGGCGGAGACCGAGGCGGCGGTGCCCGAGGCCATGCCGAGGCCGCCCTCGGAGACGCTCGCGGCGAAGTACAGGACGAGGATCGCCTGCATGCCGAGGAACGAGAACCGCTCCCAGACCTCCAGACCCGAAAGGGTCAGCAGACCCCGGGGGTGTCCGAGGAACGCGTGGTCGTCCTCAGGGGGTGGCTGCTCGCCGTTCGTATCCGTGTCGATCGTCGTTCGGGACAATTCGCCTACTCCTGGTCGTATGAGCTGATCACGAACATACCGGGGGTGACGGGAAGGCGCCCACGGTGATCGAAAGGTGACCGGATACGCTGGCTTGAGTGAATCGAGCGACACATCGACAATCCGTGTGATCGTCAGCAGGCGTCAGCAGACAGGAGACCCCCTCGTGACCGTCGTCGGGCCGTTCGGTCTTAGCGTGCGGGACCAGGCTCTCGAAGCCGATGTCCAGACCGGGTTGGCGGCTGTGGAGGCGGGCCTCCTGGCCGCCACCAAGAGCGATGTCCCCTTCATCACGGAGGCCGCGCAGCACCTCGTCCTGGCCGGTGGCAAGCGGTTCCGCCCCCTGCTCGTGATGCTCGCCGCCCAGTTCGGCGACCCCTACGCGCCGGGCGTGGTGCCCTCCGCCGTAGTCGTCGAGCTCACCCACCTGGCCACGCTCTACCACGACGACGTCATGGACGAGGCCGACGTCCGGCGCGGAGTGCCGAGCGCCAACACGCGCTGGGGCAACTCGATCGCCGTCCTGACGGGTGACTTCCTCTTCGCCCGCGCCTCGCACACGCTCGCGGACCTCGGCCCCGATGCCGTACGAATCCAGTCCGAGGCGTTCGAACGGCTCGTGACCGGCCAGATCCTGGAGACCGCCGGTCCCAGCGACGGCCGCGACCCCGTCGACCACTACCTCGACGTCCTCGGCGGCAAGACCGGCTCGCTCGTCGCCGTCTCCTGCCGCTTCGGCGCGATGATGTCCGGCGCCGACGAGGCCGTCGTCGACATCCTCACCCAGTACGGGGAGCGGCTCGGCGTCGCCTTCCAGCTCGCCGACGACGTCCTCGACATCGCCTCCGACTCCCACGAGTCCGGCAAGACCCCCGGCATCGACCTCCGTGAGGGCATCCCGACCCTGCCCGTCCTGCGTCTGCGGGCCGCGGCCGCCGCGCACGGCCGCCCGGAGGACGTCGAGCTCGTCGCCCTCGTCGACGGCGACCTCACCGACGACGACCGGCACGCCGAGGTCCTGCGCCGGCTCCGCGTCCACCCGGCCCTGGAACAGGCCCGGCGGGACACCGTGCGGTACGCGGAGGAGGCGCGCGCGATGCTGGCGCCGCTGCCCGACGGGTACGCGAAGTCGGCGCTCCAGGAGATGTGCGACGCGGTGGTCCACCGCGCGCGCTGAGGGTCCGCCGGGATCGCCGGCCCTCCGCGGGTCCGCCGCGGGGGTGAGGGAATCTCAGGGTGGGGTCATCCCGAAGCAGTACGCGAGGTTGATCCCGGGGGCTGACGCTTCCGCGCCCCCGTTTTGGTCAGATGGAGTCATCGACCACTAGGGCGCACGGAGGAAGCGGAGACCATGGCAGACACCCGTAAGGCGAGCCGGTTCATCGTCCCGGTCGCGGTGGCAGGAGTGGCCGCGGCGACCATCGGGCTCGTCCCGGCACTGGCGGCGTCCGGTGACCCGGACCTGCCGGAGATCACGGCCCAGCAGCTCATCGAGAAGATCGCCGCGTCGGACACCCAGACCCTGTCCGGCACGTTCAGGATCTCCACCGACCTCGGACTGCCCCTCGGGGGCCTGGCCGACCTCGGAGGCCTCGGCGGGGACGGCGGGTCCTCCTCGGCGGACCCCACGGAGAAGCTCACCGAGCTCGTCTCCGGCACGCACACCCTGCGGGTGGCGGCCGACGGCCCCGACCGCCAGAAGCTGACGCTGCTCGACGGCTCCGACGAGTACAGCCTGATCCACAACGGCGACGACGTCTGGGCCTACGACAGCAAGTCGAACGAGGTCTTCCACGAGAAGGCCCCCGAGGGCGAGGGCGTCAAGGGCGAGGGAGCCAAGGGCGAGAAGCCGTCCGCGGAGCTGCCGGGCACGCCCAAGCAGCTCGCGGACGAGGTCCTGAAGGCGGCCGGCGACACCACGTCGATCACCGTCGACGGCACGGCGAAGGTGGCCGGCCGGGACGCGTACCAGCTGGTGATCAAGCCGAAGCAGTCCGGTTCGACGGTCGAGTCGGTGAAGATCGCCGTGGACGCGGCGACCGGCACCCCGCTGAAGTTCACCCTCGCCTCGGTCCAGGGCGGCAAGCCGGTCGTGGACGCGGGCTTCACGAAGGTCGACTTCGGCAAGCCGGCGGCCTCGGACTTCACCTTCAAGGTCCCGGAGGGCGCGAAGGTGACGGAGGGCGCGGCGGAGAAGGAGGCCGGGAAGCCGTTCGGCGACGAGCTCCCCGAGGGCTTCGAGAAGGGCTTCGGCGGCGACCTCGGCGGCTTCGCCGGCCTCGGCGAGGGCGACCTGAACGTCATCGGCGAGGGCTGGACGACGATCGCGAAGCTCGACACGGGCGCCCCGGCCCCGAAGACGGACGAGGCGCCGAAGGAGATCCAGGGTCTCCTGGACTCCTTCGGCGACAAGGTCACCGGGAAGTTCGGCTCGGGCACCGTCTTCAAGACGAAGCTGGTGAACGCGCTGCTCACGGACGACGGCACGGTCTACGTCGGCGCGGTGACGCAGGACGCGCTGGTGAACGCGGCCAACACCGGTAAGTAGCCCTCGGGTTGGGACCCCGGGCGGGTCGGGGGCGATGGTCACCGACCCACCCGGGAGCTTTCCGTGCCTTCCGGGGTTACGGGAAGGTCAGCTTGAAGCCGTTGATGTAGCCGGTGTCGACCGAGGCCTTGTCCTGGACGCGGAGCTTCCAGGCGCCGTTGGCGACCTCCGAGGAGGCGTTCACGGTGAAGGTCTGGACGATGTTGTCGGCGCTGCCGCCGGACCGGTTGCTCAGGCTGTAGACCGAGCCGTCGGGAGCGACCAGGTCGACGACGAGGTCACCGCGGTAGGTGTGGACGATGTCCACGCCGACGGCGAGGTTGGCCGGGGCGTTGCCGGTGATCCCGGTGACGTTGACCGTCGAGGTGACCGCGGCGCCGTTGTCCGGGACGGAGACGTCGGCGGTGTTCTCGAAGACCGTCCCGGTGGGCGGCGTCGTGGTGGTGCCGGACAGCGTCCAGATCGCGTGCGCGACAGCGTCGCTGTTGCGGTCGAGGGCGGTGTCGTTGATGTTCGACGTCGTGTCGCAGGACGAGTGGTAGCAGCGGTCGAAGGCCGTGGCCGTACCGCCCCACTTGGACACCTGGGCGCTGGTCTTGACCCGGCTCGCGCCCGTGAAGAGACCGCCGACGGGTATGCCGACGTTCTTGAACGAGGCGTGGTCCGAGCGGCCGTCGCCCTCGGTCTCGATCTCGGTGGGGACGCCGAGGCCCGCGAAGTAGTCCTTGAAGGTCTGCTCGATGACCGGGTCGTCGTCGTAGACGAAGTAGCCCGGGTTCGGCGAGCCGATCATGTCGAAGTTCAGGTAGCCGGAGACCTTCGCGCGCTCGGTCGTCGGCAGCTGGGCGACGTAGTACTTCGAGCCGACGAGGCCGAGCTCCTCCGCGCCCCACCAGCCGAAGCGCAGGTGCTTGGAGGGCTGGTAGCCGGCGCGGGCGACGGCGAGGGCGGTCTCCAGGACCGCCGCGGAGCCGGAGCCGTTGTCGTTGATGCCGGCGCCTGAGGTCACCGAGTCGAGGTGCGCGCCGGCCATCAGGACCTGGTTCGGGTCGCCGCCCGGCCAGTCGGCGATGAGGTTGTAGCCGGTGGCGCCGCTGGAGGTGAACTGCTGGATGGTGGTGGTGTATCCGGCCGCGTCCAGCTTGGCCTTCACGAAGTCGATGGACGCCTTGTAGCCGGTGCGGCCGTGGGCGCGGTTGCCGCCGTTGGCGGTGGCGATCGACTGGAGGTCCGTCAAGTGCTGCTTGACGTTGGCCAGCGGGATGTCGGGCGCGGCGGCGGCCGTCTGGGAGTCGGCGCCGGCGGTGCCGGTGAGACCGGCGAGTGCGAGGGCCGCGAGAGCGGCGACCGCGGTGACGCGTCTGGGCACGGAGAGAGTCATGTGGGGGCTCCGGATTCCGAACGGGGATGGGACGGAACGTGCGAGACGCCTCGGGCGTGGGTGCCACGAGGCGCTGGAGCTGTGCGAGTGCATGTGCTGTGTTCAGTTGTTCTGTCGTTCTGTTGTGCGTGCTGAATGTTCAGTGAGATTTTGACTCCGCGTCAAGAGCGGAAACCGGTCAGGTGCGTTCGCTCAGCGAACGCACTTCGGACGCAGGGGTGAAGCGGTGGCCTACGCTGCTGCCCGTGAGCGGAATAGACCTCGGAAACGGAATCGTCGGCGCCATCCTCGGAGTCGTCTTCGCGACCCTCTTCCAGCAGTGGACCCAGGAGCTGTGGTTCAAGGCCAGGCGCCGCTCCGCCGGGGTCGTCCGCAGCCTCACCTACCGGCAGGAGCCGGGCCGCGCCTGGACCGCGTTCTCGCTCGGCCCGCTGCACACCCCCGCCCTGATCGTCGAGGGCGACGGCGACCGGGCCATCGCCTCGGAATCCGTCCATGTCCAAGTCCTCGAAGGCGAAGTCGAGTTGCCGGAGGAGATGGCGGAGTGGCGCGCCGAGATCGAGGCCGAGGAGAACCGGGCCGCCGAAACCGGTGAGCGCCGGCCCGTCTGGAACGGGCCCCGGTACGCCGTCGAGTCCGTCGAGGTCTCCCGTACCGCCCTCGACGAGCAGTCCGAGGTCCACCTGCGGCTGCGCCCCACCGACTACTACACCTTCCTCGCCGCCCAGCAGCTCGACCGCCGCCTCCCCGACGGCACCACCCCGCGCGACCGCTACCTCGACCCGGACGCGCCGCTCGCCTCGCCCGCCTTCCTCCAGTGCAGCTTCGCCGTCAACGTCGCCGTGGTCACCGCCGACGACCTGCTCGTCGTCAGCCGTCGCAGCGACCGGGTCCGGATGGCCCCGGGCCTCTGGAACTCCTCGGTCAACGAGGGCCTCTCCCGCCACATCGACTCCGCCGGCCGCAACGCTCCGGAGCTGCACGCGGTCGCCCGCCGAGGCATGCGCGAGGAGCTGGCGATCGAGCCGCACGAGTACGGGCTCAC
Above is a genomic segment from Streptomyces sp. NBC_00094 containing:
- a CDS encoding DUF2092 domain-containing protein, producing the protein MADTRKASRFIVPVAVAGVAAATIGLVPALAASGDPDLPEITAQQLIEKIAASDTQTLSGTFRISTDLGLPLGGLADLGGLGGDGGSSSADPTEKLTELVSGTHTLRVAADGPDRQKLTLLDGSDEYSLIHNGDDVWAYDSKSNEVFHEKAPEGEGVKGEGAKGEKPSAELPGTPKQLADEVLKAAGDTTSITVDGTAKVAGRDAYQLVIKPKQSGSTVESVKIAVDAATGTPLKFTLASVQGGKPVVDAGFTKVDFGKPAASDFTFKVPEGAKVTEGAAEKEAGKPFGDELPEGFEKGFGGDLGGFAGLGEGDLNVIGEGWTTIAKLDTGAPAPKTDEAPKEIQGLLDSFGDKVTGKFGSGTVFKTKLVNALLTDDGTVYVGAVTQDALVNAANTGK
- a CDS encoding M28 family metallopeptidase; protein product: MTLSVPRRVTAVAALAALALAGLTGTAGADSQTAAAAPDIPLANVKQHLTDLQSIATANGGNRAHGRTGYKASIDFVKAKLDAAGYTTTIQQFTSSGATGYNLIADWPGGDPNQVLMAGAHLDSVTSGAGINDNGSGSAAVLETALAVARAGYQPSKHLRFGWWGAEELGLVGSKYYVAQLPTTERAKVSGYLNFDMIGSPNPGYFVYDDDPVIEQTFKDYFAGLGVPTEIETEGDGRSDHASFKNVGIPVGGLFTGASRVKTSAQVSKWGGTATAFDRCYHSSCDTTSNINDTALDRNSDAVAHAIWTLSGTTTTPPTGTVFENTADVSVPDNGAAVTSTVNVTGITGNAPANLAVGVDIVHTYRGDLVVDLVAPDGSVYSLSNRSGGSADNIVQTFTVNASSEVANGAWKLRVQDKASVDTGYINGFKLTFP
- a CDS encoding polyprenyl synthetase family protein gives rise to the protein MTVVGPFGLSVRDQALEADVQTGLAAVEAGLLAATKSDVPFITEAAQHLVLAGGKRFRPLLVMLAAQFGDPYAPGVVPSAVVVELTHLATLYHDDVMDEADVRRGVPSANTRWGNSIAVLTGDFLFARASHTLADLGPDAVRIQSEAFERLVTGQILETAGPSDGRDPVDHYLDVLGGKTGSLVAVSCRFGAMMSGADEAVVDILTQYGERLGVAFQLADDVLDIASDSHESGKTPGIDLREGIPTLPVLRLRAAAAAHGRPEDVELVALVDGDLTDDDRHAEVLRRLRVHPALEQARRDTVRYAEEARAMLAPLPDGYAKSALQEMCDAVVHRAR
- a CDS encoding peptide MFS transporter; translation: MSRTTIDTDTNGEQPPPEDDHAFLGHPRGLLTLSGLEVWERFSFLGMQAILVLYFAASVSEGGLGMASGTAASVSAAYGTLVYLVSVAGGWLADRILGSYRAVLWGGILIACGHYAMAVPTAAMTWVGLGLISAGTGLLKPNVATMVGKLYRTDDDRRDAGFALYYMAINIGAFAGPLITGWLADHKGYHWGFSAAAIGMTFGLIQYVAGRRHLAGRKHAAEFPLAPDAMRRAVRLIVVGTVAVALAAVGLALAGWLTMDRFVDLLTLVSVIAPVVYFWVMFTSPRVTAEERGRLKPYIVLFLASVAFNFILFQAYSTMMLLASTNARTTILGFDFPASWYASALGAFEVLLAPVVAAAWARMGPKQPHASNKIAFGVILGGLSFLLMVLPTSGHADDTYQMAAWWIVGSYLLLGLGDVLLETSGMSATSKLAPKAFSSQTMSLWFLSLALANGIQAQTVKLYDDISKPVYFGVNGAVAVAVGLAVIALAPWLRRTMHPVH